Proteins from a single region of Gossypium arboreum isolate Shixiya-1 chromosome 1, ASM2569848v2, whole genome shotgun sequence:
- the LOC108483340 gene encoding uncharacterized protein LOC108483340 isoform X5, whose protein sequence is MFWKLPSLSASCPVESILDKENFTLEELLDEEEIIQECKALNSRLINFLRDRAQVEQLLRYVVEEPPEDADSKRAFKFPFIACEVFTCEIDVILKTLAEDEELMNLLFSFLQPNRPHSALLAGYFSKVFICLMLRKSVQLMNYIQVHQDVFHQLVDLIGITSIMEVLVRLVGADDHVYPNCLDVMQWLANSNLLEMIVDKLSSSCPPEVHANAAETLCAITRNVPSALATKLSSPSFVARIFGHALEDSHSKSGLVHSLSVCISLLDPKRSAIASPLMYSFRNQQMYEPPIPINPETINAMLPKLGDLLMLLNVLSDEKLLPTTYGELRPPLGKHRLKIVEFIAVLFRTGNQAAEKELISSGTIQRVIDLFFEYPYNNALHHHVESIILSCLESKNDAIVDHLLQECDLIRKLIQTDKYPFLSGDNNQPILPASGKHAPRAGNIGHITRISNKLVQLGGSNSCIQTRLQGNSEWNEWLANVLQERNAVENVYRWACGRPTALQDRISDEDDLRDRDYDVAILANTLSQAFGYKWNDDNKEDNGTLDRDDEDVYFDDESAEVVVSSLRLGDDQGSSLFTNSDWFAFQDDRTGNAPAATSQTEVMDEINLNGTINGGNSGSDDEVVLGGENELNESKQSVTGTSTSYAMNGFDNSMTGGDLNPQGEKSNASYDMRFFGFDASENEDLFGDGPLPEWVGWGESSDLKLGGSSKNPFLDDDSSDVNQPSHIETTVTYVFPLSNGDPILPNVSLDSMDLSDGSVSSDTSQKSPPAVPSLFGEDVEFVGVELEGTEKAMEQALKEGIVGEAGPLKRNIIPKVPQKENSDDDGAGMKEFNDANYWKVDQEVAVLE, encoded by the exons ATGTTTTGGAAGCTCCCATCTCTATCCGCCTCTTGTCCG GTGGAGTCGATATTAGACAAGGAGAACTTTACTTTGGAAGAGCTTCTGGATGAGGAAGAAATAATCCAAGAGTGTAAAGCTTTAAATAGTCGACTCAtcaattt TCTACGAGATAGAGCCCAGGTTGAGCAGTTACTACGATATGTTGTTGAAGAGCCTCCAGAGGATGCTGATAGCAAACGGGCGTTCAA GTTCCCGTTCATTGCCTGTGAGGTATTTACATGTGAGATTGACGTTATTCTGAAGACTTTAGCCGAGGATGAAGAG TTGATGAACTTACTTTTCTCTTTCTTGCAACCAAACCGTCCTCATAGTGCCTTGCTAGCTGGTTATTTCAGTAAG GTTTTTATATGCCTTATGCTACGGAAGTCTGTTCAACTTATGAATTACATTCAA GTACATCAAGATGTATTTCACCAACTGGTTGATTTAATAGGAATCACATCCATCATGGAG GTATTGGTTCGGTTAGTAGGTGCTGATGATCATGTATATCCGAATTGTTTGGATGTAATGCAATGGTTAGCTAATAGCAATTTGTTGGAAATGATTGTGGATAAATTGAGTTCATCG TGTCCTCCTGAGGTTCACGCTAATGCAGCAGAAACATTATGTGCAATAACACGGAATGTCCCATCTGCTTTAGCTACTAAACTCTCTAGTCCAAG CTTTGTCGCAAGGATATTTGGTCATGCACTGGAAGATTCACACTCAAAATCTGGCCTTGTACACTCGCTCTCAGTTTGTATCTCATTGTTGGATCCAAAAAGATCAGCAATTGCTTCTCCCTTGATGTATTCTTTCCGAAATCAACAGATGTATGAGCCTCCAATCCCCATAAATCCGGAGACTATTAATGCAATGCTGCCTAAGCTTG GTGACTTACTTATGCTTTTGAATGTCTTATCTGATGAAAAACTTTTGCCTACAACCTATGGAGAATTAAGGCCGCCTCTTGGGAAGCACCGTCTGAAG ATTGTTGAGTTCATTGCTGTGCTGTTTAGAACTGGAAATCAAGCTGCAGAGAAGGAATTGATCAGCTCAGGAACTATCCAACGAGTTATTGATCTTTTCTTTGA GTATCCATACAATAATGCGCTACATCATCATGTGGAAAGTATAATATTATCTTGTCTGGAAAGCAAGAATGATGCAATAGTCGACCATCTTCTTCAAGAATGTGATTTGATCAGGAAATTGATCCAAACTGACAAATATCCATTTCTTTCTGGTGACAATAATCAG CCAATTTTACCTGCTTCTGGAAAACATGCACCACGAGCGGGAAACATCGGTCACATTACACGTATCTCAAATAAACTTGTACAATTAGGAGGCAGTAATAGCTGCATTCAGACACGTCTACAG GGAAACAGCGAATGGAATGAGTGGCTAGCTAATGTTCTGCAAGAACGCAATGCAGTTGAAAATGTTTATCGATGGGCGTGTGG ACGCCCAACAGCATTGCAAGACAGAATAAGCGATGAAGATGATCTTCGTGATAGAGATTATGATGTTGCGATTTTGGCAAATACCCTAAGCCAGGCTTTTGGGTACAAATGGAATGATGATAATAAAGAA GACAATGGTACCCTTGATCGAGATGATGAG GATGTATACTTTGATGATGAATCTGCTGAGGTCGTTGTATCATCCTTGAGGCTCGGTGATGACCAAGGAAG CAGCCTGTTCACGAATTCAGACTGGTTTGCATTCCAAGATGACAGAACCGGTAATGCACCTGCAGCCACATCTCAGACAGAGGTGATGGATGAGATTAACTTGAATGGTACTATTAATGGTGGTAACAGTGGTAGTGATGATGAGGTGGTACTTGGAGGGGAGAACGAGTTGAATGAAAGCAAACAGTCCGTGACTGGCACATCTACTTCCTACGCTATGAATGGATTTGACAATTCCATGACTGGTGGAGACCTGAATCCACAAGGGGAGAAATCAAATGCTTCATATGATATGAGATTCTTTGGATTTGATGCAAGCGAAAACGAAGACTTATTTGGAGATGGGCCTTTGCCCGAGTGGGTGGGGTGGGGAGAATCATCAGATTTGAAACTAGGTGGTTCAAGCAAAAACCCATTTCTAGATGATGACAGCTCAGATGTCAATCAGCCAAGTCATATCGAGACGACGGTCACTTATGTCTTTCCCCTGTCGAATGGAGACCCCATACTTCCAAATGTTTCCCTGGACTCCATGGATCTGAGTGACGGATCAGTGAGCAGTGATACAAGTCAGAAATCTCCACCAGCAGTGCCCTCTTTGTTCGGAGAGGATGTCGAATTCGTAGGGGTGGAATTAGAAGGTACAGAGAAGGCAATGGAACAAGCTTTAAAAGAAGGAATAGTTGGGGAAGCTGGACCGTTAAAGAGGAACATTATTCCAAAGGTACCACAGAAGGAGAATTCGGACGATGATGGGGCTGGAATGAAGGAGTTCAATGATGCAAACTATTGGAAGGTTGATCAAGAGGTCGCTGTTTTAGAGTAA
- the LOC108483340 gene encoding uncharacterized protein LOC108483340 isoform X6 — MFWKLPSLSASCPVESILDKENFTLEELLDEEEIIQECKALNSRLINFLRDRAQVEQLLRYVVEEPPEDADSKRAFKFPFIACEVFTCEIDVILKTLAEDEELMNLLFSFLQPNRPHSALLAGYFSKVFICLMLRKSVQLMNYIQVHQDVFHQLVDLIGITSIMEVLVRLVGADDHVYPNCLDVMQWLANSNLLEMIVDKLSSSCPPEVHANAAETLCAITRNVPSALATKLSSPSFVARIFGHALEDSHSKSGLVHSLSVCISLLDPKRSAIASPLMYSFRNQQMYEPPIPINPETINAMLPKLGDLLMLLNVLSDEKLLPTTYGELRPPLGKHRLKIVEFIAVLFRTGNQAAEKELISSGTIQRVIDLFFEYPYNNALHHHVESIILSCLESKNDAIVDHLLQECDLIRKLIQTDKYPFLSGDNNQPILPASGKHAPRAGNIGHITRISNKLVQLGGSNSCIQTRLQGNSEWNEWLANVLQERNAVENVYRWACGRPTALQDRISDEDDLRDRDYDVAILANTLSQAFGYKWNDDNKEDNGTLDRDDEDVYFDDESAEVVVSSLRLGDDQGSLFTNSDWFAFQDDRTGNAPAATSQTEVMDEINLNGTINGGNSGSDDEVVLGGENELNESKQSVTGTSTSYAMNGFDNSMTGGDLNPQGEKSNASYDMRFFGFDASENEDLFGDGPLPEWVGWGESSDLKLGGSSKNPFLDDDSSDVNQPSHIETTVTYVFPLSNGDPILPNVSLDSMDLSDGSVSSDTSQKSPPAVPSLFGEDVEFVGVELEGTEKAMEQALKEGIVGEAGPLKRNIIPKVPQKENSDDDGAGMKEFNDANYWKVDQEVAVLE, encoded by the exons ATGTTTTGGAAGCTCCCATCTCTATCCGCCTCTTGTCCG GTGGAGTCGATATTAGACAAGGAGAACTTTACTTTGGAAGAGCTTCTGGATGAGGAAGAAATAATCCAAGAGTGTAAAGCTTTAAATAGTCGACTCAtcaattt TCTACGAGATAGAGCCCAGGTTGAGCAGTTACTACGATATGTTGTTGAAGAGCCTCCAGAGGATGCTGATAGCAAACGGGCGTTCAA GTTCCCGTTCATTGCCTGTGAGGTATTTACATGTGAGATTGACGTTATTCTGAAGACTTTAGCCGAGGATGAAGAG TTGATGAACTTACTTTTCTCTTTCTTGCAACCAAACCGTCCTCATAGTGCCTTGCTAGCTGGTTATTTCAGTAAG GTTTTTATATGCCTTATGCTACGGAAGTCTGTTCAACTTATGAATTACATTCAA GTACATCAAGATGTATTTCACCAACTGGTTGATTTAATAGGAATCACATCCATCATGGAG GTATTGGTTCGGTTAGTAGGTGCTGATGATCATGTATATCCGAATTGTTTGGATGTAATGCAATGGTTAGCTAATAGCAATTTGTTGGAAATGATTGTGGATAAATTGAGTTCATCG TGTCCTCCTGAGGTTCACGCTAATGCAGCAGAAACATTATGTGCAATAACACGGAATGTCCCATCTGCTTTAGCTACTAAACTCTCTAGTCCAAG CTTTGTCGCAAGGATATTTGGTCATGCACTGGAAGATTCACACTCAAAATCTGGCCTTGTACACTCGCTCTCAGTTTGTATCTCATTGTTGGATCCAAAAAGATCAGCAATTGCTTCTCCCTTGATGTATTCTTTCCGAAATCAACAGATGTATGAGCCTCCAATCCCCATAAATCCGGAGACTATTAATGCAATGCTGCCTAAGCTTG GTGACTTACTTATGCTTTTGAATGTCTTATCTGATGAAAAACTTTTGCCTACAACCTATGGAGAATTAAGGCCGCCTCTTGGGAAGCACCGTCTGAAG ATTGTTGAGTTCATTGCTGTGCTGTTTAGAACTGGAAATCAAGCTGCAGAGAAGGAATTGATCAGCTCAGGAACTATCCAACGAGTTATTGATCTTTTCTTTGA GTATCCATACAATAATGCGCTACATCATCATGTGGAAAGTATAATATTATCTTGTCTGGAAAGCAAGAATGATGCAATAGTCGACCATCTTCTTCAAGAATGTGATTTGATCAGGAAATTGATCCAAACTGACAAATATCCATTTCTTTCTGGTGACAATAATCAG CCAATTTTACCTGCTTCTGGAAAACATGCACCACGAGCGGGAAACATCGGTCACATTACACGTATCTCAAATAAACTTGTACAATTAGGAGGCAGTAATAGCTGCATTCAGACACGTCTACAG GGAAACAGCGAATGGAATGAGTGGCTAGCTAATGTTCTGCAAGAACGCAATGCAGTTGAAAATGTTTATCGATGGGCGTGTGG ACGCCCAACAGCATTGCAAGACAGAATAAGCGATGAAGATGATCTTCGTGATAGAGATTATGATGTTGCGATTTTGGCAAATACCCTAAGCCAGGCTTTTGGGTACAAATGGAATGATGATAATAAAGAA GACAATGGTACCCTTGATCGAGATGATGAG GATGTATACTTTGATGATGAATCTGCTGAGGTCGTTGTATCATCCTTGAGGCTCGGTGATGACCAAGGAAG CCTGTTCACGAATTCAGACTGGTTTGCATTCCAAGATGACAGAACCGGTAATGCACCTGCAGCCACATCTCAGACAGAGGTGATGGATGAGATTAACTTGAATGGTACTATTAATGGTGGTAACAGTGGTAGTGATGATGAGGTGGTACTTGGAGGGGAGAACGAGTTGAATGAAAGCAAACAGTCCGTGACTGGCACATCTACTTCCTACGCTATGAATGGATTTGACAATTCCATGACTGGTGGAGACCTGAATCCACAAGGGGAGAAATCAAATGCTTCATATGATATGAGATTCTTTGGATTTGATGCAAGCGAAAACGAAGACTTATTTGGAGATGGGCCTTTGCCCGAGTGGGTGGGGTGGGGAGAATCATCAGATTTGAAACTAGGTGGTTCAAGCAAAAACCCATTTCTAGATGATGACAGCTCAGATGTCAATCAGCCAAGTCATATCGAGACGACGGTCACTTATGTCTTTCCCCTGTCGAATGGAGACCCCATACTTCCAAATGTTTCCCTGGACTCCATGGATCTGAGTGACGGATCAGTGAGCAGTGATACAAGTCAGAAATCTCCACCAGCAGTGCCCTCTTTGTTCGGAGAGGATGTCGAATTCGTAGGGGTGGAATTAGAAGGTACAGAGAAGGCAATGGAACAAGCTTTAAAAGAAGGAATAGTTGGGGAAGCTGGACCGTTAAAGAGGAACATTATTCCAAAGGTACCACAGAAGGAGAATTCGGACGATGATGGGGCTGGAATGAAGGAGTTCAATGATGCAAACTATTGGAAGGTTGATCAAGAGGTCGCTGTTTTAGAGTAA
- the LOC108483340 gene encoding uncharacterized protein LOC108483340 isoform X3, which produces MHYISMFWKLPSLSASCPVESILDKENFTLEELLDEEEIIQECKALNSRLINFLRDRAQVEQLLRYVVEEPPEDADSKRAFKFPFIACEVFTCEIDVILKTLAEDEELMNLLFSFLQPNRPHSALLAGYFSKVFICLMLRKSVQLMNYIQVHQDVFHQLVDLIGITSIMEVLVRLVGADDHVYPNCLDVMQWLANSNLLEMIVDKLSSSCPPEVHANAAETLCAITRNVPSALATKLSSPSFVARIFGHALEDSHSKSGLVHSLSVCISLLDPKRSAIASPLMYSFRNQQMYEPPIPINPETINAMLPKLGDLLMLLNVLSDEKLLPTTYGELRPPLGKHRLKIVEFIAVLFRTGNQAAEKELISSGTIQRVIDLFFEYPYNNALHHHVESIILSCLESKNDAIVDHLLQECDLIRKLIQTDKYPFLSGDNNQPILPASGKHAPRAGNIGHITRISNKLVQLGGSNSCIQTRLQGNSEWNEWLANVLQERNAVENVYRWACGRPTALQDRISDEDDLRDRDYDVAILANTLSQAFGYKWNDDNKEDNGTLDRDDEDVYFDDESAEVVVSSLRLGDDQGSLFTNSDWFAFQDDRTGNAPAATSQTEVMDEINLNGTINGGNSGSDDEVVLGGENELNESKQSVTGTSTSYAMNGFDNSMTGGDLNPQGEKSNASYDMRFFGFDASENEDLFGDGPLPEWVGWGESSDLKLGGSSKNPFLDDDSSDVNQPSHIETTVTYVFPLSNGDPILPNVSLDSMDLSDGSVSSDTSQKSPPAVPSLFGEDVEFVGVELEGTEKAMEQALKEGIVGEAGPLKRNIIPKVPQKENSDDDGAGMKEFNDANYWKVDQEVAVLE; this is translated from the exons ATGcactatatat CCATGTTTTGGAAGCTCCCATCTCTATCCGCCTCTTGTCCG GTGGAGTCGATATTAGACAAGGAGAACTTTACTTTGGAAGAGCTTCTGGATGAGGAAGAAATAATCCAAGAGTGTAAAGCTTTAAATAGTCGACTCAtcaattt TCTACGAGATAGAGCCCAGGTTGAGCAGTTACTACGATATGTTGTTGAAGAGCCTCCAGAGGATGCTGATAGCAAACGGGCGTTCAA GTTCCCGTTCATTGCCTGTGAGGTATTTACATGTGAGATTGACGTTATTCTGAAGACTTTAGCCGAGGATGAAGAG TTGATGAACTTACTTTTCTCTTTCTTGCAACCAAACCGTCCTCATAGTGCCTTGCTAGCTGGTTATTTCAGTAAG GTTTTTATATGCCTTATGCTACGGAAGTCTGTTCAACTTATGAATTACATTCAA GTACATCAAGATGTATTTCACCAACTGGTTGATTTAATAGGAATCACATCCATCATGGAG GTATTGGTTCGGTTAGTAGGTGCTGATGATCATGTATATCCGAATTGTTTGGATGTAATGCAATGGTTAGCTAATAGCAATTTGTTGGAAATGATTGTGGATAAATTGAGTTCATCG TGTCCTCCTGAGGTTCACGCTAATGCAGCAGAAACATTATGTGCAATAACACGGAATGTCCCATCTGCTTTAGCTACTAAACTCTCTAGTCCAAG CTTTGTCGCAAGGATATTTGGTCATGCACTGGAAGATTCACACTCAAAATCTGGCCTTGTACACTCGCTCTCAGTTTGTATCTCATTGTTGGATCCAAAAAGATCAGCAATTGCTTCTCCCTTGATGTATTCTTTCCGAAATCAACAGATGTATGAGCCTCCAATCCCCATAAATCCGGAGACTATTAATGCAATGCTGCCTAAGCTTG GTGACTTACTTATGCTTTTGAATGTCTTATCTGATGAAAAACTTTTGCCTACAACCTATGGAGAATTAAGGCCGCCTCTTGGGAAGCACCGTCTGAAG ATTGTTGAGTTCATTGCTGTGCTGTTTAGAACTGGAAATCAAGCTGCAGAGAAGGAATTGATCAGCTCAGGAACTATCCAACGAGTTATTGATCTTTTCTTTGA GTATCCATACAATAATGCGCTACATCATCATGTGGAAAGTATAATATTATCTTGTCTGGAAAGCAAGAATGATGCAATAGTCGACCATCTTCTTCAAGAATGTGATTTGATCAGGAAATTGATCCAAACTGACAAATATCCATTTCTTTCTGGTGACAATAATCAG CCAATTTTACCTGCTTCTGGAAAACATGCACCACGAGCGGGAAACATCGGTCACATTACACGTATCTCAAATAAACTTGTACAATTAGGAGGCAGTAATAGCTGCATTCAGACACGTCTACAG GGAAACAGCGAATGGAATGAGTGGCTAGCTAATGTTCTGCAAGAACGCAATGCAGTTGAAAATGTTTATCGATGGGCGTGTGG ACGCCCAACAGCATTGCAAGACAGAATAAGCGATGAAGATGATCTTCGTGATAGAGATTATGATGTTGCGATTTTGGCAAATACCCTAAGCCAGGCTTTTGGGTACAAATGGAATGATGATAATAAAGAA GACAATGGTACCCTTGATCGAGATGATGAG GATGTATACTTTGATGATGAATCTGCTGAGGTCGTTGTATCATCCTTGAGGCTCGGTGATGACCAAGGAAG CCTGTTCACGAATTCAGACTGGTTTGCATTCCAAGATGACAGAACCGGTAATGCACCTGCAGCCACATCTCAGACAGAGGTGATGGATGAGATTAACTTGAATGGTACTATTAATGGTGGTAACAGTGGTAGTGATGATGAGGTGGTACTTGGAGGGGAGAACGAGTTGAATGAAAGCAAACAGTCCGTGACTGGCACATCTACTTCCTACGCTATGAATGGATTTGACAATTCCATGACTGGTGGAGACCTGAATCCACAAGGGGAGAAATCAAATGCTTCATATGATATGAGATTCTTTGGATTTGATGCAAGCGAAAACGAAGACTTATTTGGAGATGGGCCTTTGCCCGAGTGGGTGGGGTGGGGAGAATCATCAGATTTGAAACTAGGTGGTTCAAGCAAAAACCCATTTCTAGATGATGACAGCTCAGATGTCAATCAGCCAAGTCATATCGAGACGACGGTCACTTATGTCTTTCCCCTGTCGAATGGAGACCCCATACTTCCAAATGTTTCCCTGGACTCCATGGATCTGAGTGACGGATCAGTGAGCAGTGATACAAGTCAGAAATCTCCACCAGCAGTGCCCTCTTTGTTCGGAGAGGATGTCGAATTCGTAGGGGTGGAATTAGAAGGTACAGAGAAGGCAATGGAACAAGCTTTAAAAGAAGGAATAGTTGGGGAAGCTGGACCGTTAAAGAGGAACATTATTCCAAAGGTACCACAGAAGGAGAATTCGGACGATGATGGGGCTGGAATGAAGGAGTTCAATGATGCAAACTATTGGAAGGTTGATCAAGAGGTCGCTGTTTTAGAGTAA
- the LOC108483340 gene encoding uncharacterized protein LOC108483340 isoform X2 has product MHYISMFWKLPSLSASCPVESILDKENFTLEELLDEEEIIQECKALNSRLINFLRDRAQVEQLLRYVVEEPPEDADSKRAFKFPFIACEVFTCEIDVILKTLAEDEELMNLLFSFLQPNRPHSALLAGYFSKVFICLMLRKSVQLMNYIQVHQDVFHQLVDLIGITSIMEVLVRLVGADDHVYPNCLDVMQWLANSNLLEMIVDKLSSSCPPEVHANAAETLCAITRNVPSALATKLSSPSFVARIFGHALEDSHSKSGLVHSLSVCISLLDPKRSAIASPLMYSFRNQQMYEPPIPINPETINAMLPKLGDLLMLLNVLSDEKLLPTTYGELRPPLGKHRLKIVEFIAVLFRTGNQAAEKELISSGTIQRVIDLFFEYPYNNALHHHVESIILSCLESKNDAIVDHLLQECDLIRKLIQTDKYPFLSGDNNQPILPASGKHAPRAGNIGHITRISNKLVQLGGSNSCIQTRLQGNSEWNEWLANVLQERNAVENVYRWACGRPTALQDRISDEDDLRDRDYDVAILANTLSQAFGYKWNDDNKEDNGTLDRDDEDVYFDDESAEVVVSSLRLGDDQGSSLFTNSDWFAFQDDRTGNAPAATSQTEVMDEINLNGTINGGNSGSDDEVVLGGENELNESKQSVTGTSTSYAMNGFDNSMTGGDLNPQGEKSNASYDMRFFGFDASENEDLFGDGPLPEWVGWGESSDLKLGGSSKNPFLDDDSSDVNQPSHIETTVTYVFPLSNGDPILPNVSLDSMDLSDGSVSSDTSQKSPPAVPSLFGEDVEFVGVELEGTEKAMEQALKEGIVGEAGPLKRNIIPKVPQKENSDDDGAGMKEFNDANYWKVDQEVAVLE; this is encoded by the exons ATGcactatatat CCATGTTTTGGAAGCTCCCATCTCTATCCGCCTCTTGTCCG GTGGAGTCGATATTAGACAAGGAGAACTTTACTTTGGAAGAGCTTCTGGATGAGGAAGAAATAATCCAAGAGTGTAAAGCTTTAAATAGTCGACTCAtcaattt TCTACGAGATAGAGCCCAGGTTGAGCAGTTACTACGATATGTTGTTGAAGAGCCTCCAGAGGATGCTGATAGCAAACGGGCGTTCAA GTTCCCGTTCATTGCCTGTGAGGTATTTACATGTGAGATTGACGTTATTCTGAAGACTTTAGCCGAGGATGAAGAG TTGATGAACTTACTTTTCTCTTTCTTGCAACCAAACCGTCCTCATAGTGCCTTGCTAGCTGGTTATTTCAGTAAG GTTTTTATATGCCTTATGCTACGGAAGTCTGTTCAACTTATGAATTACATTCAA GTACATCAAGATGTATTTCACCAACTGGTTGATTTAATAGGAATCACATCCATCATGGAG GTATTGGTTCGGTTAGTAGGTGCTGATGATCATGTATATCCGAATTGTTTGGATGTAATGCAATGGTTAGCTAATAGCAATTTGTTGGAAATGATTGTGGATAAATTGAGTTCATCG TGTCCTCCTGAGGTTCACGCTAATGCAGCAGAAACATTATGTGCAATAACACGGAATGTCCCATCTGCTTTAGCTACTAAACTCTCTAGTCCAAG CTTTGTCGCAAGGATATTTGGTCATGCACTGGAAGATTCACACTCAAAATCTGGCCTTGTACACTCGCTCTCAGTTTGTATCTCATTGTTGGATCCAAAAAGATCAGCAATTGCTTCTCCCTTGATGTATTCTTTCCGAAATCAACAGATGTATGAGCCTCCAATCCCCATAAATCCGGAGACTATTAATGCAATGCTGCCTAAGCTTG GTGACTTACTTATGCTTTTGAATGTCTTATCTGATGAAAAACTTTTGCCTACAACCTATGGAGAATTAAGGCCGCCTCTTGGGAAGCACCGTCTGAAG ATTGTTGAGTTCATTGCTGTGCTGTTTAGAACTGGAAATCAAGCTGCAGAGAAGGAATTGATCAGCTCAGGAACTATCCAACGAGTTATTGATCTTTTCTTTGA GTATCCATACAATAATGCGCTACATCATCATGTGGAAAGTATAATATTATCTTGTCTGGAAAGCAAGAATGATGCAATAGTCGACCATCTTCTTCAAGAATGTGATTTGATCAGGAAATTGATCCAAACTGACAAATATCCATTTCTTTCTGGTGACAATAATCAG CCAATTTTACCTGCTTCTGGAAAACATGCACCACGAGCGGGAAACATCGGTCACATTACACGTATCTCAAATAAACTTGTACAATTAGGAGGCAGTAATAGCTGCATTCAGACACGTCTACAG GGAAACAGCGAATGGAATGAGTGGCTAGCTAATGTTCTGCAAGAACGCAATGCAGTTGAAAATGTTTATCGATGGGCGTGTGG ACGCCCAACAGCATTGCAAGACAGAATAAGCGATGAAGATGATCTTCGTGATAGAGATTATGATGTTGCGATTTTGGCAAATACCCTAAGCCAGGCTTTTGGGTACAAATGGAATGATGATAATAAAGAA GACAATGGTACCCTTGATCGAGATGATGAG GATGTATACTTTGATGATGAATCTGCTGAGGTCGTTGTATCATCCTTGAGGCTCGGTGATGACCAAGGAAG CAGCCTGTTCACGAATTCAGACTGGTTTGCATTCCAAGATGACAGAACCGGTAATGCACCTGCAGCCACATCTCAGACAGAGGTGATGGATGAGATTAACTTGAATGGTACTATTAATGGTGGTAACAGTGGTAGTGATGATGAGGTGGTACTTGGAGGGGAGAACGAGTTGAATGAAAGCAAACAGTCCGTGACTGGCACATCTACTTCCTACGCTATGAATGGATTTGACAATTCCATGACTGGTGGAGACCTGAATCCACAAGGGGAGAAATCAAATGCTTCATATGATATGAGATTCTTTGGATTTGATGCAAGCGAAAACGAAGACTTATTTGGAGATGGGCCTTTGCCCGAGTGGGTGGGGTGGGGAGAATCATCAGATTTGAAACTAGGTGGTTCAAGCAAAAACCCATTTCTAGATGATGACAGCTCAGATGTCAATCAGCCAAGTCATATCGAGACGACGGTCACTTATGTCTTTCCCCTGTCGAATGGAGACCCCATACTTCCAAATGTTTCCCTGGACTCCATGGATCTGAGTGACGGATCAGTGAGCAGTGATACAAGTCAGAAATCTCCACCAGCAGTGCCCTCTTTGTTCGGAGAGGATGTCGAATTCGTAGGGGTGGAATTAGAAGGTACAGAGAAGGCAATGGAACAAGCTTTAAAAGAAGGAATAGTTGGGGAAGCTGGACCGTTAAAGAGGAACATTATTCCAAAGGTACCACAGAAGGAGAATTCGGACGATGATGGGGCTGGAATGAAGGAGTTCAATGATGCAAACTATTGGAAGGTTGATCAAGAGGTCGCTGTTTTAGAGTAA